One Pantoea trifolii genomic region harbors:
- a CDS encoding efflux RND transporter periplasmic adaptor subunit: protein MNNWPVLGALLICLVLIGCDNKSGDEISAPRVIKALTLTENTTEKVRIFPARISAGDYTELAFKRTGRLAQLQVREGSHVKAGEVIGRLIDTDAQLRVNDQQNRFLLADRQYQRFSALATRSAVSQADRDVQKANRDSAAVALNIAKEELDYHTLRAPFDGIITSVASQNHQVVAAGQTVAVISRNDVLDVIFSVPENLFTSLDVQNVSYQPEISLNALPGRTFRAAYKEHRAEADAATLTWQVVLTMPRPTDLPQVSGLSGTVKVQMHNLPTSGGTPLLRVPANAVFNPDHSLPNQPYVWLVSGEGDALNVQQQPVVVGKLNAQGIEILSGLKVGDRIVVAGVSDLRDGQAVRLWTRERGL from the coding sequence ATGAATAATTGGCCAGTGCTGGGCGCACTTCTAATTTGTTTGGTTTTGATCGGTTGTGACAATAAAAGCGGTGATGAAATCAGCGCACCGCGCGTAATTAAAGCGCTAACGCTGACGGAAAATACCACAGAAAAAGTCAGGATATTCCCGGCGCGTATTTCAGCGGGCGACTACACCGAACTGGCCTTTAAGCGTACCGGCCGACTGGCACAGTTGCAGGTACGTGAAGGCAGCCATGTTAAGGCTGGCGAGGTGATTGGCCGACTGATCGATACCGATGCGCAGCTGCGGGTCAACGATCAGCAGAACAGATTCCTGCTGGCAGATCGCCAGTATCAACGCTTCAGTGCGCTGGCCACGCGCAGTGCGGTTTCGCAGGCGGATAGGGATGTGCAAAAGGCGAATCGCGACTCCGCCGCCGTGGCGCTCAACATCGCCAAAGAGGAGCTGGATTATCACACTTTGCGCGCCCCCTTTGACGGCATCATCACCAGCGTGGCATCGCAAAATCATCAGGTGGTCGCCGCCGGACAAACGGTGGCGGTGATCAGCCGCAACGATGTGCTGGATGTGATTTTTAGCGTGCCGGAAAACCTGTTCACCAGCCTCGACGTGCAGAACGTAAGTTATCAGCCAGAGATCAGCCTGAATGCGCTGCCGGGCCGGACGTTTCGCGCAGCATATAAAGAGCATCGCGCAGAAGCTGATGCCGCCACGCTAACCTGGCAAGTGGTGCTGACCATGCCGCGCCCGACGGATTTACCGCAGGTCAGCGGCTTAAGCGGCACGGTGAAAGTGCAAATGCATAATCTGCCCACTTCCGGTGGCACGCCACTGCTGCGCGTGCCCGCCAACGCGGTGTTTAACCCGGATCACAGCCTGCCGAATCAGCCTTACGTGTGGCTGGTGAGCGGTGAAGGCGATGCGCTTAACGTTCAGCAGCAGCCGGTGGTGGTGGGAAAACTCAACGCGCAGGGCATCGAAATTCTCTCCGGCTTGAAAGTGGGCGATCGCATTGTGGTGGCGGGCGTCAGCGATCTGCGTGATGGTCAGGCGGTGCGCCTGTGGACACGCGAGCGAGGTCTGTAA
- a CDS encoding efflux RND transporter permease subunit gives MRLLEQFLKYPIRSWLVILLLGVGGIFALLNIGRLEDPLFTIKSAVIVTHYPGASAQQVEEEVTLPLENALQRLPSLDNVSSISSNGLSQITVTIHSHYRADDLPQVWDELRRRVDDATRQFPPGVSAPLVNDDFGDVYGYFFTLSGEHFTNSELRTYADQLRRELNLVPGVAKVAIAGIEQEQVNITLSSQKMAALGVTPQRVAALLNSVNAVSDAGQIRLGNEAIRFHPTGEFQSLDEIGALPISAPGSSQQVLLRDIATLSYGVTDQPGNLYQANGNAALAMGVSFAPGVNVIDVGEALSAKIQQHQQAKPLGIDLNVFYNQAQEVKQSVDGFINNFLMALAIVVGTLLLFMGVRSGMVIAASLALNVLGTLLIMYLFKLELQRVSLGALIISLSMLVDNAIVVVEGIKVDRQRGKPLQQAMMQMVKRSALPLLGATVIAIIAFAPIGLSQDSTGEYCQSLFQVLLISLLLSWITALTLTPVFVQWMDGRQAISKDTTQPYQGVLFRLYRRVLTTLMRFRITTLVLMVACLAASIYGFGYVKQNFFPASNTPILFTDLWLPYGTDIHYTAQTAREIEGWINQQPGVTSTVTTIGQGAMRFTLTYDATRQYSNYGQIMVRVQDAKQLETLAQQTEQHIRDHFPHVTERIKRINFGSASDSAIALRVTGPDPIMLRQIASQIDDIFLAEGSAFPPRNDWQARSKVIRPQYSPLRGQELGVDKRDIDRALRINFSGDSVGLLREGSRMMPIMLQTSEHERQNIDHLGNIQVWSQAQQRYVPLANLVSDFQLEWEDPLIMRRDRMRVLTVQTDPDPASGRTAAEIVARVQPAIDQLSLPAGYHLEWGGELESSRDAQSGLLGSLPLGFLAMFVITVLMFNSLRDALAIWITVPLALIGVTCGFLLTGIPFGFMALIGLLSLSGMLIRNGIVLVEETRQLARHQPLQQAILDAATSRLRPILLTAFTTVLGLLPLLRDVFFQSMAVVIIFGLGFATVLTLLVLPVLYQSFYPDKKV, from the coding sequence ATGCGACTGCTGGAACAGTTTCTCAAATATCCGATTCGCAGCTGGCTGGTGATCCTGCTGCTCGGCGTGGGCGGTATTTTTGCGCTACTCAATATTGGCCGCCTGGAAGATCCGCTTTTCACCATCAAATCGGCGGTGATCGTGACGCACTATCCCGGCGCATCGGCGCAGCAGGTGGAAGAGGAAGTCACGCTGCCGCTGGAGAACGCCTTGCAGCGTTTGCCATCGCTCGACAACGTCAGTTCGATTTCCAGCAACGGCTTGTCGCAGATCACCGTTACGATTCACAGCCACTATCGCGCCGATGACTTGCCTCAGGTGTGGGATGAACTGCGTCGCCGCGTTGACGATGCCACACGCCAGTTTCCGCCCGGCGTCAGCGCACCGCTGGTGAATGACGACTTCGGCGATGTGTACGGCTACTTCTTTACCCTGTCGGGCGAGCACTTCACCAATAGCGAGCTGCGTACCTACGCCGATCAGCTGCGGCGTGAACTGAATCTGGTGCCCGGCGTGGCGAAAGTGGCGATTGCCGGTATCGAGCAGGAGCAGGTGAATATCACGCTCTCCAGCCAGAAGATGGCGGCACTGGGTGTGACGCCGCAGCGCGTGGCCGCCCTGCTCAATAGCGTTAATGCCGTTTCCGATGCGGGCCAGATTCGCCTCGGTAATGAAGCCATCCGTTTCCATCCCACCGGCGAATTTCAGTCGCTGGACGAAATCGGCGCGCTACCCATCTCTGCGCCCGGCAGCAGCCAGCAAGTGTTGCTGCGCGATATCGCCACGCTCAGCTATGGCGTGACCGACCAGCCGGGCAATCTCTATCAAGCGAACGGCAACGCCGCGCTGGCGATGGGCGTTTCCTTTGCGCCTGGCGTCAACGTCATCGACGTCGGCGAGGCGTTAAGCGCCAAAATCCAGCAGCATCAGCAGGCCAAACCGCTCGGCATCGATCTGAATGTGTTTTATAACCAGGCGCAGGAAGTGAAGCAGTCGGTGGATGGCTTCATCAATAACTTCCTGATGGCATTGGCGATTGTGGTGGGCACGCTGCTGCTGTTTATGGGTGTCCGCAGCGGCATGGTGATCGCCGCCTCGCTGGCGCTCAATGTGCTGGGCACGCTGTTGATCATGTATCTGTTCAAGCTCGAGCTGCAGCGCGTATCGCTGGGTGCGCTGATTATCTCACTCAGCATGCTAGTGGATAACGCCATCGTGGTGGTGGAAGGCATTAAAGTCGATCGTCAGCGCGGTAAGCCGCTGCAACAGGCGATGATGCAGATGGTAAAACGCAGCGCGCTGCCGCTGCTCGGCGCTACGGTGATCGCCATCATTGCCTTCGCACCGATTGGGTTATCGCAGGATTCCACCGGCGAATACTGTCAATCGCTGTTCCAGGTGCTGCTGATTTCTCTGTTGCTCAGCTGGATCACCGCGCTGACGCTGACGCCGGTATTCGTGCAGTGGATGGATGGTCGTCAGGCGATCAGCAAGGATACCACGCAGCCGTATCAGGGCGTACTGTTCCGCCTGTATCGCCGTGTGCTCACCACGCTGATGCGCTTCCGCATTACCACGTTGGTGCTGATGGTCGCGTGTCTGGCCGCCTCGATCTATGGCTTCGGTTACGTGAAGCAGAACTTCTTCCCTGCCTCCAATACGCCGATTTTATTTACCGATCTGTGGCTGCCGTATGGCACCGATATCCATTACACCGCGCAAACCGCGCGCGAAATTGAAGGCTGGATCAACCAGCAGCCAGGCGTCACCAGCACCGTGACCACCATCGGTCAGGGCGCAATGCGGTTTACGCTGACCTACGATGCGACACGTCAGTATAGTAATTACGGACAGATTATGGTGCGCGTGCAGGACGCGAAGCAGCTGGAAACGCTGGCGCAGCAGACCGAGCAGCACATCCGCGATCATTTCCCTCACGTAACGGAGCGCATCAAACGCATCAATTTCGGCAGTGCCAGCGACAGCGCGATTGCGTTACGCGTCACCGGCCCCGATCCCATTATGCTGCGGCAGATTGCCAGCCAGATAGACGACATTTTCCTCGCCGAAGGCAGCGCATTTCCCCCGCGTAATGACTGGCAGGCGCGCAGTAAAGTGATCCGTCCGCAGTATTCGCCGCTGCGCGGTCAGGAGCTGGGCGTGGACAAGCGCGATATCGACCGGGCGCTGCGTATCAACTTCAGTGGCGATAGCGTTGGCTTACTGCGCGAAGGCTCACGCATGATGCCGATCATGCTGCAAACCTCAGAACATGAGCGGCAGAATATCGATCATCTTGGCAATATTCAGGTATGGAGTCAGGCGCAGCAGCGCTATGTGCCGCTGGCCAATCTGGTGAGTGATTTCCAGCTGGAATGGGAAGACCCGCTGATTATGCGTCGCGACCGCATGCGCGTCTTAACGGTGCAAACCGATCCCGATCCCGCCAGCGGCCGCACCGCCGCAGAGATTGTGGCGCGCGTGCAGCCGGCCATCGATCAGTTGAGCTTGCCCGCTGGCTATCATCTGGAATGGGGCGGCGAGCTGGAGAGTTCCCGTGATGCCCAAAGCGGCCTGCTCGGATCGCTGCCGTTAGGTTTCCTCGCGATGTTTGTGATTACCGTGCTGATGTTTAATTCGCTGCGTGATGCGCTGGCGATCTGGATTACCGTGCCGCTGGCGTTGATTGGCGTCACCTGCGGCTTCCTGCTCACCGGCATTCCTTTTGGTTTTATGGCGTTGATCGGTTTGCTGAGTTTGTCGGGCATGTTGATTCGTAACGGCATCGTGCTGGTTGAGGAGACGCGCCAGCTGGCGCGGCATCAGCCGTTGCAGCAAGCGATTCTCGATGCCGCAACCTCGCGTCTGCGCCCGATTCTGCTCACCGCCTTCACCA